The Chryseobacterium indicum genome includes a window with the following:
- the secG gene encoding preprotein translocase subunit SecG, whose product MDSIFILLMVLIMIASILLVIIVMAQNPKGGGLSSTFGGASSAQFGVQRTNDFMEKATWTLGGTIIVLILLSVVITGKPSATAPVQTPAKKEAPAKQSSAPASATTPAKTPAPTK is encoded by the coding sequence ATGGATTCTATATTTATACTATTGATGGTTCTTATTATGATCGCCAGCATTTTACTGGTTATCATCGTTATGGCTCAAAATCCTAAAGGTGGAGGTCTTTCCAGTACTTTCGGAGGAGCATCTTCTGCTCAGTTTGGAGTACAGAGAACCAACGACTTTATGGAAAAAGCAACATGGACTTTAGGAGGAACAATTATCGTTCTTATCCTTTTAAGTGTTGTAATTACAGGGAAGCCTTCAGCAACAGCTCCGGTTCAGACGCCTGCAAAAAAAGAAGCTCCGGCTAAGCAATCTTCAGCTCCTGCTTCTGCAACAACTCCGGCTAAAACTCCTGCACCAACAAAATAA
- a CDS encoding NAD-dependent epimerase/dehydratase family protein, translating to MKILITGGAGFIGSKLSLELKKKGYEITVLDNLSSQIHGENPDEDSPLYKNISGKVNFIKGDVAHFEDWEKAIDGQEVIVHFAAETGTGQSMYQIEKYTDVNVSGTAKMLDLLVNKPHQVKKVIIASSRAVYGEGKYLHPELGLIYPRPRNVEEMRNGNFEIIYPDGQILRALPTDEESKIHPTSIYGITKYTQEQMVMTACSSMGVAPVALRFQNVYGEGQSLLNPYTGILSIFSSQILNGNDINVFEDGNESRDFIHVDDAVEATIRCIENDAANGEVFNVGTGVSTAVTTVAESFRKFYNVDFEINVSGQFRLGDIRHNFADISKIKSKLNFQPKISFEEGMSKFTHWVLQQNIQDVKFKESLEEMKVKGLLK from the coding sequence ATGAAAATACTCATCACGGGAGGAGCCGGATTTATTGGAAGTAAGTTATCTTTGGAACTTAAGAAGAAGGGGTATGAAATTACAGTTTTAGATAATCTTTCTTCTCAAATTCACGGAGAAAATCCTGATGAGGATTCGCCTTTGTACAAAAATATTTCAGGAAAGGTAAATTTCATTAAAGGAGATGTGGCTCATTTTGAAGACTGGGAAAAAGCGATTGACGGACAGGAGGTTATTGTGCATTTTGCGGCAGAAACAGGAACCGGACAATCCATGTACCAGATCGAGAAATATACGGATGTGAATGTTTCAGGGACCGCAAAAATGCTGGATCTGCTGGTTAATAAACCGCATCAGGTAAAAAAAGTAATTATTGCCTCTTCCAGAGCGGTTTATGGAGAAGGAAAATATCTTCATCCCGAACTGGGACTGATTTATCCCAGACCCAGAAACGTAGAAGAAATGCGAAATGGAAATTTCGAAATTATTTATCCCGATGGACAGATTCTCCGCGCTTTGCCAACGGACGAAGAGTCTAAAATACATCCCACTTCTATCTACGGAATTACAAAATATACCCAGGAACAGATGGTAATGACTGCCTGTTCTTCCATGGGAGTTGCTCCGGTTGCGCTGAGGTTTCAGAACGTTTACGGAGAAGGACAGTCGCTTTTAAATCCTTACACGGGAATTTTATCTATTTTTTCGTCCCAGATTCTTAACGGAAATGATATTAATGTTTTTGAAGACGGAAACGAATCCAGAGATTTTATTCATGTGGATGATGCCGTGGAAGCAACAATCCGTTGTATTGAAAATGATGCGGCGAACGGTGAAGTTTTCAACGTAGGAACAGGAGTTTCAACGGCTGTAACTACGGTAGCGGAAAGTTTCAGAAAATTCTATAATGTTGATTTTGAAATTAATGTTTCCGGACAGTTTCGTCTGGGAGATATCAGACATAATTTTGCAGACATCAGCAAAATAAAATCAAAATTAAATTTTCAGCCTAAAATATCCTTTGAGGAAGGAATGTCCAAATTTACCCATTGGGTATTGCAGCAGAATATTCAGGATGTAAAATTTAAAGAGTCCCTTGAAGAAATGAAAGTAAAAGGACTTCTGAAATGA
- a CDS encoding glycosyltransferase family 2 protein, giving the protein MISVIIPMYNAAQSIVSALDSVKNQTFPLEKFEIIIVNDGSTDESTAIAENYMKDNPQLSITLLHQENGGVSSARNTGLKVAKGDYIALLDADDEWDAAKTEKQIQYFENNRPEIDFLSTARNNNKILFPYRVKNGLAEITFRKLLIRNEAQPSTVMFRRKVLENTGYFDAEQRYAEDVNYWMKVSLKNKMYILNESLVLVGKGKRSFGVSGLSANLPEMAKGFKKNLKEMYILKEINVIQYTTFKLFYKAKYLLLLLRTFYYNLNRKK; this is encoded by the coding sequence ATGATTTCCGTAATTATTCCGATGTATAATGCTGCACAATCCATTGTTTCTGCTCTGGATTCTGTGAAAAATCAGACTTTTCCTCTGGAAAAATTTGAAATTATCATTGTAAATGACGGTTCCACAGACGAAAGCACTGCTATAGCTGAAAATTACATGAAGGATAATCCGCAGCTTTCGATAACCTTGCTTCATCAGGAAAACGGGGGAGTATCAAGCGCAAGAAATACAGGACTGAAAGTAGCAAAAGGAGATTATATTGCTTTGCTGGATGCAGATGATGAGTGGGATGCTGCAAAAACCGAGAAACAGATACAATATTTTGAAAATAATCGTCCTGAAATAGACTTTCTTTCCACGGCAAGAAATAATAATAAAATCCTTTTTCCGTACCGTGTAAAAAATGGTCTTGCGGAAATTACCTTCAGAAAACTTTTGATAAGAAATGAAGCGCAGCCTTCTACGGTAATGTTCAGGAGAAAAGTTCTGGAAAATACAGGCTATTTTGATGCCGAACAGCGATATGCGGAAGATGTAAACTACTGGATGAAGGTTTCTCTGAAAAATAAAATGTACATTCTGAATGAAAGTCTGGTTCTTGTAGGTAAGGGAAAAAGAAGTTTCGGAGTTTCGGGTTTATCTGCCAATCTCCCAGAAATGGCGAAAGGTTTTAAAAAAAATCTGAAGGAAATGTATATTTTAAAAGAAATAAACGTTATTCAATATACCACATTTAAGCTGTTTTATAAAGCAAAATATTTACTTTTGTTGCTTAGGACTTTTTATTATAATTTAAACAGAAAAAAATAA
- the recR gene encoding recombination mediator RecR encodes MDYPSKVLAKAVDEIAGLPGIGRKTALRLALHLLKQPNSRATSLGNSLINLVNEIKYCKECHNFSDFEICEICSNEKRNDEVICIVEDVRDVIAIENTGKYTGKYLILGGKISPMEGVGPNQLNIPSIEKKLNDGKVKEFIFALSATMEGDTTAYYIYKKFKNFNVNFSSIARGISVGDELEYADEISLGRSIMNRLPYNEGNS; translated from the coding sequence ATGGATTACCCTAGTAAAGTTTTAGCGAAAGCAGTGGATGAAATTGCCGGATTGCCCGGTATCGGAAGAAAAACAGCTTTGCGTCTGGCGTTACATTTACTGAAACAGCCCAATTCCAGAGCAACAAGTCTTGGAAATTCCCTCATTAATCTCGTGAACGAAATAAAATACTGCAAAGAATGTCACAATTTTTCAGATTTTGAGATTTGTGAGATTTGCAGCAACGAGAAGCGAAATGATGAGGTGATCTGTATTGTGGAAGATGTACGCGATGTAATTGCTATTGAAAACACAGGAAAATATACAGGGAAATATCTAATTCTGGGAGGTAAAATTTCTCCGATGGAAGGAGTAGGACCCAATCAGTTGAACATTCCGAGTATCGAAAAAAAGCTGAATGACGGAAAGGTGAAAGAGTTTATTTTTGCTTTAAGCGCAACGATGGAAGGTGATACCACAGCGTATTATATTTACAAAAAGTTTAAAAATTTTAATGTGAATTTTTCCAGCATTGCAAGGGGAATTTCTGTAGGAGATGAGCTGGAATACGCAGATGAAATTTCTCTGGGAAGATCGATTATGAACAGGCTGCCTTATAATGAAGGAAATTCTTAA